The following DNA comes from Chelmon rostratus isolate fCheRos1 chromosome 3, fCheRos1.pri, whole genome shotgun sequence.
TTAATTATTTATTGTGCTTTAGTGTTTTCTcgtgtttcattgttttctcGTGTGTCTTGACTTAAGACCACGTTTTCTTTTGATTACAGAATAATCTCATGATCACGTTAACGCTCTGACATTGAGATTACAATCTAAACAAACAGTGGGACCGTTGGCTGTGATGAAGCAGCTCCCACAGTGTATCTGAGGCCACCTCATGGAACTACAGTTCGTGTCTTAAAGCTGCTGAACATCGTCTGTTTGGTTTCCTTCCTCCAAGGCAGCCATTGGTCACAGTTGGGTTTTGAAGTCATGAAAATCAACTAGCAGAGACTTGAAACTTGCTTTGGATCATTGAGCTTTATTTTAGCAATATACAGTGATTCTTTATGTATAATATCTTTTTTAACATCATGTTGCTGCCGTTCTGTCCAGAGACCATCTTCAGAACTCCTGTTTGTGGTGCATTCAAGTCTGTGGAGGAGTGATAATGAATGGAAGGAAAACAGATTGTGAAGAACATGAGGTGAACATGGCCATCAGAGGGATGATGATTGTGTGACGATTGAGCCAATTGCATtgattgtgcagatgactggcaCGTATCCAGGCCAATGAAAATGAGGGGATGCAGCCTCAGTGGATCATTTATAGCCAAATCAAGGAATTTAGGGCAAAAAGAGATATTACACAggatttgaaatgataaatactATATTATAGAAAAATATCAAGATAGATGGCCTAAATTTGAATATAGATTTTTATCTAGATAAATAGAGTAAATGACCCTTTTATTTTTGGACACAGAGGCatagaaaacatgtaaaatattcattttcttcttaTCAGTTTTCATTGAACTTGAACAagggtaaggcttcatgctgtggtcccattcTGTTTTCCAGGTAATTAATCCCAGATACAGTCATGTGCCggcatttatttaaaaacaaatattcaggtggaaataaaaaccttcttcGGTGTGTTCAGACATCTGTCactcaatgccagcagcactgacagtcaTTTTGCCTGCAGGGATCAAAGTTAAagagtgtttcatttcaaaatagaCCAAAACAATGCTTGTAGTCCGGCATGTAGAGcagctttcagtttgttttgctgtatgCTGTGGGTGAGCTAGGCTAGTTTTACAGGACTGGTAAAATGAATTAGGaaatgttagtatgctaacagtctaaactaagatgatgaacatgacATTATCAATGAGAGCccgttagcatgctgatgttagcactCAAAGCATCGTTGTACgtaagtacagcctcacagagcttcTAGCGTGACTTTTAGTCTTATAAAGGTCAAAAAAGAAGTgagaaatagtaggaaatgtacactgagacacaaaaacagttggAGCACGTGTATGCTCCTTTAAACGCACAACAATTCAAAATAATCCTTGCCAACAACTGTATAAACTACGTGTTGACTGGGATTATCTACCGGTAGTAAATTTCAAGTCTCTATTTCATTTTCATAGAAATTAACGTTTTCATAGAAGTTTCAGTTTCAAAACAATGGCTGCCTGAAAGGTGTACAAAGTGGTCAACAACATACAAATTCAATGGTGTGGTACTAACAGTAAATCCTCCATGTAGcgcctttattttgaaagagacTCAGTGGAGCAGCAATCAGAAGTGAAGGCCTCTGTTAcaaagctgtctgtctgtcggtctgtctgtctgtctgtctctcctctttctgctgtgtttcctgtcagtcaaGCTTCATGATACTGCTGCCATTCGTCGTAGAAAAGATTCCCACGTTTACTTTTCGATCTGTGGCGAGGAAAGTGAACCAAAAGCAGTTTGTCTGTTGGATGCAGCGTCTTCGGCCTGCGTTCACTTCAGCTATTAAAGGAAAGTGCCTGAAGCCTCCTCTTCATTTATGCCCTGATGTAGATTTCAGAAAATAAtaactgtgtaaaaaaaaaaaaaaacaagcaaatgttaaattcattggtttgtcttttttatataattcacatttttacctatgtaaaaaacagaatatatatatgtatatgtatcaAGTGTATGATGTACATTTTCAgttctatttttttattgtttctaatATGATGGATGTAAATCTCTTctaagagaaagagagactatGAGACAtgtataaatacaaatacatcaTCTGGAAACTAAAGaaaaagcctgtgtgtgtgtgtgtgtgtgtgtgtgtgtgtgtgtgtgtgtgtgtgtgtgtgtgtgtttctgagacaTCATGCAATAATTTTATTGATCTCTGTATTCCTGAATCCATTCAGTGGTCAATTATAATAACTAACCAATATTTAATAACTTTACCTCTGAGAGCTGctgaaaggcattctgggaataTTGTGTCATTAAGACTGTTTTACAGGATCAATATGTCAGCAGGTTCACCCGGACTGGTCATATCAGTTCAGGATGTGtcagtttgtggtttttggtGACACTGTAACATGTTTTAGGGTTCAAGAACCTTAAATCAtaaggaaaataacatttttacaattttctttatttacatccacacacatctgACAGCATCTCATCACAGACATCTTTCCCATCCTTCAGACGTCAGTGTGCTTCAAACTAATTCATCTGACGCACAACCACGTCTAAAGGCAAAAATGTTAGCTGTTCAGCACtaaattcatttaattcagCACAAATAACAATCTCTGATGAAAACTGAGAAGTCTTGTTATCCTCACCATTTAGCAGTGACGGTAGCGCACTTAAgtgatgcatttaaatgcagttttgaggtacttggTATTTGAATTTGATGCTACTTCATACTCCATCTGAGAGGGGAATATTGTCCcttttactgcatttatctAAAAACTAAAGACTCTGGTTACTTTACTGATTATGATTTTACAAAACAATATGATCAACTTATAAAATACGAAGCATCATTAGAGGTTCAACTAATTGGTGTTTGatgatattatattatatttgaggtaaaaaaaaaaaaaaaaactctgttgGTGATTGAttagaaaacagcagaagaaaaatcaGTTCTTGGATCAGCCTGATTGGATTAGACGTTTAATGCCGATCTGTGCAGAAACTGTGGAGACATCTGAAAGTGTCAGCTCAGATTGGATCAGCACTCATGTCAGTTTagagctgcagaaaacacacacacacacagagagagagagagggtggtgGCGATGTTTCAGAGCAGGATGGGATGGGAGGGGGTGTGTGTTGGCGGGGTTGGTGGTCTATCGCAGTCACATTTGTTTCAGATTTCATCCGAGTAAACAAAGCAAGGCAGGCAGACTCACTGGGGCCTCGGTAAATCAGGCCCAGACGAGCGTCCCGGCCCGCTGGATTCCTCACACTCTGCTCTGTTGGGGaggcccaacacacacacatgcacacacacacaaagggttGCTGAATCTTTGCAGGGGTGATTTTCAAGACTTGtttatggtgtttttgttgttttcttgagtTCCTTCTGTTAAGTCAAATCAGGAACACACTGAGTCATGTGGCTCAGTTTGGccactggatgtgtgtgttagtcGATAGATTACAACCTGCGTCTGGTACTGAGTGGCAGCGGTGAAAGAAGTACCCTCTACTCAAAGTATAAATACTACTCTTACCTCAAATATAAGATTATCTGACaccatgtttacatttttaaacaactAGTTCAACATTTCAGAGTGAGAGTAGACTAATATTAATCTCATGATGCCCCACATGGTTCATTCAGTAGCTGCTGTGAAGCTTTCAATCATATCACATCCTCAAATATAGGTGCTTGGAGATTGTgatgagattattttgtcaagaATAGAATGTCAACATGGGTGAAAGAGCACTTCTATAACTCCACTGCACAGACAataagcttttttaaaaaaaatgcattaagcATATTGTCAGTTTTCCACCCACTCTTCAATTACATTACCCAAAACAGCTCAAAAGGTCAGTGGTCAAAGaagtacttcagtaaaagtagtatTACGACGTTgcaaaaatattctgttacagctaaaagtcctgcattcgACATTTCACTTAAGTAtgatcagcaaaatgtactttaatatcaaatgtaaaagtacaCACCCAGAGTCGTGTCTTAAAGTCATATTATCATCGTATTATTGGAGCATTATTACTGTACAAGCTCTTTGGTTCCTACTGATGATGTAAATCTTTAGaaacacctcacaaatataAAGTTACATTTATGTTACGTTATGTTTAAAAAGGCTTAGTAATCTAAAACAgctcactgcagtttttatcaaacaaacaggagcaaatagtgcatttgttggggactattttcagcggtgaattaatccacatttggtgcgcctgtgtgtatttgcggcagcaggatggtgtatgtgggactgagtcaaaataaactacagtgtgtgtgtgttcatggtaatgaaggaacatgtcggCCAGTgaaacagtgtggctcactgatgagTTTTTAATGGAGCTTTATGTCTCAGAGGAAGATCTATCAGGCTGTGATACACACACCTGTTAGAAGCATACCTGATACTTGATACCTGTTAGTAGAAACAGTTTGGTCTTTTCGTGAGATTCCTTAAAATCAGTCAGAAATAATGAACTCAGAAAGTGAAGGCATCCTCCTGAACACATGGGGGTGATGTGGTGGCATCAAGGTCAGCCGGAGTCGCTCTGCTGTTTGAATCTCGTTACCAGGAGACCGCAGTGGGTGGGAATTCCTCAGTCAGCACCTCGGAAGCTGTCGACATCAGAAGCAGCCGGAGTCTGGAGATCAGCTGTGCAACAGTGACCCTCTGAAGCAGCAGGTTTCATTCCCCAACATCCCCCGACACCCACAATGAGACACGTTCTGTCCATCCTGTTGACTCTGTCCCCGTCCTTGGTCGGCACCAGAAATCCTTAAAACCACATGAAAATAGATGCTCTGCTTCTTTCTACATCGTCCCTTTAATCCCCTCTCGCTGTCCTCAGCAGAGGACGGTGTCATCGCTATTTACGACAACAGACACGAAGACACAGCAACACCAAGCGTCTATAAATCAATTAGCTTTATTTAAATCAGCGGTTGGCAGTTATGCTATAAACAAAACATAGAAAGGATGACCAAAAATAATATCCAGCAAGAATAAGTCTACTTGGCACTTGATGACCGTGCTGTCAGGAGgaaattatacatttatatttatatatgcgAGCCAAGTGCCTCAAATATACACATAAGAACCGAGACGGAAAACCACAAATACCAGCTTTTACGTGGTCTCCACTTCCTGACACCAGATTCTTATTAATATTACAAATAATATTTCAGTGACCCACACAGAAACCCACAAATTCATCTTCAGTACAGCCAGGGccaaggaggagaggaggaggagggggaggtgtgGTCATGTGAGGAAGATTCAAGATCAGTGGAATGCTGAGACTGACTACACTCTTAAGTCGCCATCAGTGTGCAGATTTAATGTTTTGGAGGCGCAAACATCCAAGAATAATCTCATTGGTTGAACAGAGCATTTGTTCATCAGTTACACACAACTTCTTGTCTCATTAAATCATCTGTGTGAAGTTGCAGTCAGTAAAAATACAACCTGCCCACTCTGTCTCAACCAATGAGACAATTTAtggttctgtctgtctgactctgctaTCCAcacctccttttctcctcctggaCCAGGGCATGGAATTATTTCCTATTGGAGATTTCCTCTTAATACAGGATATGTTTAATTTCCCCAACATCTGACCCCGGACCAGCCAATCTGTTTGTTGTAATTGTGTTGACTGCACCGAGATCAGCTGTTAAAGGCAGAAAGCTTCTCAGTGACCCTCACTGAACAGGGGGAAAGATACAGGtcaacacacagctgtacaATCAGAAGAATAACAGTCCCTCAGAGGAGAGGCAACGCCTGGTCTttgaaacaaaagcacatgAATGTTTAGAAAcataaagagaaaagaaacaaaagcattaaaaaaaagaagaagctgatTATTGAGTGCATTCTTGACAAGTGACAAGTCATGATCCAGGAGTCATAGTAGGCGTCACAGTCATGTATCTCGCAGACATTTCAGTCACGGAGTTTGACCTTTAATGATTTTGTTATGAAAAGAATGATTGCAAACTATTCAAATGGTTTTCTTCTCACTGAACCTAGGAGGTGGGATATTAGGCGAGTGTAAAGTGACATGAAATTCTCTTCCATTACAGTCAATACAAACCACTTCTTTTTGCTCATTAAGGGATGAACTGGATCGATTAACCAACTAATCTTTGCAGCTCGATAAAtgagtcctgcagtgtgtgtaatatgtttgtgcatgtgtcacaAATGTTAGCTTGTTTTGATGAGCAAAACGTGTCAAAATGAACAAGAGGAAATGAAGTCATGTTGAAAGTGGATGTCTGCTCAGTGCTGCCACTTGTGGCTGGAAGCTGAATTACAGCAATATTGATTGACTATCAAGGAAGTGAGCTTTCTCAGTCACAGAATCATGATTTTGGTTGATTTACAACTtgccaaacacattttttcagcacttaaatatcaataaaaagtCTGCCTACCATCCAGTGAGTTTATACTTTAATTCACTCTTctccaaacacattttaagagcTGCTCGGTGACTGAAATGTCTGAACTTCTGGAGGCAGTGATACAAGACGCTGATATGTAGTATGACAGCCTTGGATCACGTCTAAGGAATGACTTGATGCTTTGTAATCGTTAAGGAATGGAAACAGTTCTCTCATAAATCCTGCGTGATCTGAGCTTGTTGATTTGTTGGTGGTAAACTGGATACAGAGACACCCAAATCAAACCCATTAAAAGCCCCAACCAAATGTTCCCAAATCCAAAACTCTGCTCACCACCACAAATCAAACCTTCCACACTGTGATTCAGGAAGAGTTTCCTTCAGATTTTTCCCATGTATTCGCCTCGCATCTTCATATTCATCATACCTCTTGAGGAGGATACAAACTGTTCAAGAAGCAAGCAAATGTCCcaaaaaagagaagacacaAAAATAGACAAACGAGGTGCTGCCTACCCTGCTGTACCTGCAGTACAGAGAGTCAAGGCAGAGCATTAAACAGGAGGTGTGACGGGAGGATGTTAGATGATCGGGATGTAATGATCTGTTTAGATATCTCATCTCTGTAATGCCCCACACTGTGAGCATTATTTTTAATGCCAGgcttttgttttgacagattaggtgacacatttttcacatggCGGAGGTCTCGTTTTGGAAAGGAACTCAAATGCATCACTAATaataaaatcatcatcatcgtcatcttcGACTTGAAAACAGCCAGGAGCTCATTCTGGCCTTGTATGAAAAGGCAGACGGCCCATAATACCCACAGATGAGCTGCtctaaataaaatacaagaatATCTTCAGTTTCTCAAAGTAAACTGGTCTCAGAACAGTTTGAGGACAGTTTGCCTTTTTCATGCCATTGATATTGATTTCATCTTCAAaggagtagtttgacattttaggaaatatgatttttttgCTGACAGTTAGAGGataagattgataccactttcaATGTGCAGACAGCACAGTTAATATAAAGCTACAGtgagcagccagttagcttagcataaacactggatacagggggaaacagctagctctgctctgtccaaaggtcacACAATCCAGCTACCAGCAGCTCTTAAGCTCACTGAATAGCAGGctatatgttgtttgtttaatctgtgcagtgaaagtgaaaaaacatcACGTTGTGGTTTTCCAGGGATCGGTGGCAAACTACTTCTTGACCAGAAATACTGACTTCTTGAAGTCTCTGCTAGTTGTCAGGCAATCTTACAGTCAAGGGCATGGGTTTGGTGTATAAAGGAAATGCTTCCTCAGCATTGCTATTGCCCTAACccaatgaaaacctgcagagaagGAAGGGTCCCAAAAAACCTCCACCATTCACGGCTGTTgtctttggacagaaccaggctagctgcttccccctgcttccagtctttatgctaaactaagctaactgtcAACTGGTTCCAGCTTTACATTGAATGAGCAGATATGAGAATGGTACCATTCTTATCAACTGACTCTCaccaagaaagaaaagcataTTTCCCGAAATGTGGCACTACTCCTTTAAACATAGCTGCAGTATTTTGCAGCACTTTATGGCATTTCAAAACATAATTGTCAGTATTTTTTGGTCTTAAATATTCAAGAATTCCCCACCCCTGGCAATGAGACTTCTTACCCCAAAACTCCATGTTCTTCATCCCTatttcccttcctccctccttccatccttccctcttttCAAAATGAGCGTGAATCACAGACACAGTGTGACCATCCAGACACATCAAGATAAGCGATGCATGGACATCAGCTGATGGAGGTGGGTGGAGGGACGGTGGGGGGGAAGTGTtcttatttgtttgtgttttatctgaCAGTGACCCCGAGCTTCTCCAACACTCGCGTCCCCTTCTCCTGGTACTCCTCCCGTGTCATCCAGAAGTTGTCCTTGTCCTTCATGATGTCGGCCAGCACGGCACCGCCCAGGAACACCATGTGTTTACGTCGAGGGGGGTCTTCTATCCTGATCTTAAATTTCTGTGATCGAGATGAGTcagaaagaagaacagagaatgttaacagagaaaaggaagagataATAATGTGATGAAACCCCTGCTGCCCTGTGAGGTCCCTAAAATAGAAGATTGTCTTTTAATTACAGGTTGGAGAATTTCCCTGAGCaactgcaggagcagcagagcgtGCTTCCTCTCAGGGAAACACTTAGGAACAATGAGAGGGTGTATTTTCACCTTGTCATCACCGGACCATGACAAAGAGAGACGTTTCTGAGGCTTTGAAGGCACTGACTAGACTTGCCTTCAGTGCCCCCTAGTGGCAAATACACTTACTGCACAAGAAAGAAGAATCAGCGATACACACTCCTTCACTGCATTTTGTCACAGATGAACCCAATTGAATGATAGTTTACAACtacaacaagctgaaaatcAAGGATGGAGCACAGTTCACTCTCCCATTATGTTTACAACTCAGTACCTAGAAAAGGGCAAACATGCTCCCTGCTAAgctaataatgatgatgatgcttcaTCAAGTAATACCGCATTAAGTGCTAATAAAAGTGCAAGTCTAAGGGCTTTTTATTTCTATGGTTGTAATAAGTGATCAGTGGGACAGGCCTCatggttttggtgttttggttTTCGGACACCTGCACTCACAGATAGCTTGTCGACGTCTCCCTTCAGCACTCGCTCCAGGTACAGCTGCTTCAATTCACGCTCCAGGCGTGACGGCAGGCCAGGATACATGGTGGAGCCTCCAGACAGGACGATGTGCTTATAGAACTCAGCCCTAATCAGAGAGACAATGATGGTTGATTATgacacatgtattttttttttaatagattttgTATTAAATGACACCCTGCGAGTCTTAATTTTGACATGTGTACACATGCTCATCATTCCTGTGTTGTTACAGAGAGATTTAGTGTCCTATGCTGATCTACATTcagtttaattgttttgttttgtttttttttaacagtgacAAGGTTCGATGCAAATATTGGACTGTTGGAACCTGTAGGAATATTACAGATATTACATGTCACCTCTAAATATTCCAAACTCAGTAATAAGTTCAATATTTCTTCAGCCTGACTTCTACTCTGATGTCAGAATTTGTGGGTTTTGGTGTCACTTTATTGGTATAAAACTTCTGCATTTGACTCTATAGTTGGGTTGTGCTATCTCTTTGAGAAATTTGAACATACACTAGACAGGAAGCGTGAATCAAACAGGAAACTTTCCAGAGAGTTTCCATTGACTTCACATGACAAGCAGGCTGTTCTAGCTCACCTAGTGTCGATATCTGCAGCCTGGATGGTGTTGAAGAGCAGCTCGGCCACACCCACCCCCTCCACGTTGATGAGGTGGGGTTGAAACAGAGCCTCCGGGGCTTCGAACCTCTCGCCGCCCACCTTGATCACCCTGCCGTCTGGGAGCTGAGGAGACACACAATATTCCTGCCTTCAGAAAGGGAATGATGTCTCAATAATGTTAAATGCTGTACTCTCTAACTGCCGTGTCATTTTCAGAGAAGTAACAGACTTTTTTTAACATGACTGTGACTGACCGTGTACGACTCAACCAGCACTGTTGTCTCCAGCGCCAGCTTCTGCTCCTGTTCGATGTTATAACCGACGTAGCAAAGCTtctccttcatcatcctcaccGTCTCGAAGTCTGCCGAATGGTTGAAGGCGTAACCTCGGAGCAACAGCAGCTGGTGAACAGACGGGATTTGGTGGTTAAAATTTTTGTcatacattcatttttgtaaaaataagCAACAATGTAAAATAACCAGTTGCTCTACAATATAGCTGGTTAATGAGGACATATGTGACTCCAGAAAAGTTCAGTAAGTACAATAATGATATCCCGGACTTGTGCATCAGGTgcggagaggagaaggggacattttttcactgtgtttgggaATGCAGTAAAGTCCAACAGTTCTGGTTGGAGATTAAACAAGCCTTAAAGGGAATTTTAGGGATACAATTAGTCCTTGACCCTAAATTGTTTATCCTCGGTTTATATTCTGATAGACAGCATATTTCtagaaaaataattactgcCCTGGATTTATGTCTTCTGCTCGCAAAAAGAGTAATAGCAACCTCATGGAGAAGTACAAGTAAACCAAAATTCATTAACTGGATTAAAGAAATATCTACAACTTTACCGATGGAGAAGATTACTTACATTATAAAAGGGAAACGGTCactatttcaaaacatttgggGACCTTTTATTGAATACATGGAGAATGTGGATTTGAGTGTTGTGGGgggtgagatggaggaggaggcgtaGTTATTGGTAGTCCTCTGCAGTGTCCTTTGCGATGTCCTAAAATAATaccctttttttattttctccttgctcttttttttcttgttttgatacTCCACATCCTTATTATGGGtgaattatatatttgtgtttattcacacagtataaaacagagaagccTTTGTTTTGGGGTTATTGTTCTtgtaatcttgttttttttgttgttgttgttgttttttttcatgtttgtatgtgaaaatgctttaaaattcaataaaaataatgatgggaaaaaaataaataaataaccagtTGCACATTGTGCTAAACGTTTCTTGTTTCTtgacaaaaactgacaaaactgaatatttttgttttccagcaatgacaaaaacatgaatgtgagGTGTGTGGACCGTATTAAACCCAAATGTTATTATTGACCATATAATTCCAAAACCATGgacattaatctgctgctattCCAGCTTCCACTCTCCTGGGACAGcataacatacagtacacatatCAAATTTCCTCAGTGACAATGGCCTTTAATTACCTCGACTGGAGGAGATACCAGGTctttatttgaaacaggcttGTATTAGAGgcaggcttttatttttaatacctTCTGTTTGATAATTACATTTTGTCATATTAGTACAAAGCCTCTCTTTGATCTGCTCCTGTTTGCCCCGTTAAAGTTAATGCAGTAACCCTCATTACACTGTTAatgcaaactcaacacttcctgtatcTATTTGAGAAAAAACAGTGCTTTTGGCCACATAGTGCATCAAAATCCCACCACTGAAAAGGATTTCCCACATAGCCACCAAATGTCAGAAGGAAATGCAGCATTTAGGGAAAAGTAAAGACAGTTCTTCACAGTGCAATGCAATACCTTGATGAGGTAGCGTGTAATGTCCCTTCCTGCGATGTCAAGGCGTCGGGTCAGGTGAGGCAGGGAGAAGCCCTCGTACACCGGACAGATGTGAGTGACGCCGTCCCCAGAGTCGACCACCACTCCAGTCAGCAGTCCTAAAACAAATGTGTATCAGCTAGTGCTCTAGGTGTACATGTGTGTACTGATAAGACATCAGTTACAAGTAACTGCTCATCAGCAATGCTTTACAGCAccactagtggtcaaaaactcacCCGGGTACCCTTAAAAAGGAATTTTGCTAATTTTCAACCAGCTTTCTATCATTTCAATGTGGGTACTATTTGCAAATGAAGAATGTTAAACTTCCCTCTATGCCTCGTGTTTGCCAGCAAAAGTCTGTGGGAAAGGGTTGTTGTTACCACTACAGATTGTACTTTTGCGTTTTTGTATGCCCATCTCCATGGACCAGGCCGCCTAAGCGAGAAACCAGCAAAATCTAAACACCACCCACCCTGCAGATGAAGCTCATGGATAAGAAGCTCAAACATAATTCTTAGATATTCGTGGAGACTGTAAACTTACTCCTGATGGTGGCACGGGAGTAAAGGTCATTTgctgggtttccatccaaaagttagcttagctttgttATTGTTTGATTCTCTTGTTAGAATGTGTATCGTCGCTCATCTGCCAATCAAATCAATGCATATTACTCAAGGCAATCTGAGTCTGCCATGTCTCTAATCAGATGACCATGGTTGGCCATGTTGTCAGACAAGAAGGCCTTTCAGTGCTGGAAATTCAGTTCATTGTCGagtttaaaatatttgtt
Coding sequences within:
- the actr2a gene encoding actin-related protein 2-A, translating into MDSQGRKVVVCDNGTGFVKCGYAGSNFPEHIFPALVGRPIIRSTAKVGNIEIKDLMVGDEASELRSMLEVNYPMENGIVRNWDDMKHLWDYTFGPEKLNINSRNCKILLTEPPMNPTKNREKIIEVMFETYQFTGVYIAIQAVLTLYAQGLLTGVVVDSGDGVTHICPVYEGFSLPHLTRRLDIAGRDITRYLIKLLLLRGYAFNHSADFETVRMMKEKLCYVGYNIEQEQKLALETTVLVESYTLPDGRVIKVGGERFEAPEALFQPHLINVEGVGVAELLFNTIQAADIDTRAEFYKHIVLSGGSTMYPGLPSRLERELKQLYLERVLKGDVDKLSKFKIRIEDPPRRKHMVFLGGAVLADIMKDKDNFWMTREEYQEKGTRVLEKLGVTVR